The following are encoded in a window of Lactobacillus acidophilus genomic DNA:
- the asnB gene encoding asparagine synthase (glutamine-hydrolyzing): protein MCGIVAFYDPKINDKQAVIGKMMATIKHRGPSSDGYYTNDEVALGFRRLSIIDLRGGSQPIYNEDKTRAIIFNGEIYNFKPLREELIKAGHTFTTKADTEVLLHGYEEWGMDGLLKRVRGMFAFLIWDDNNKTLYGARDFFGIKPMYYSNQDGHLLVGSELKSFLEYPKFKRELNVEAVKPYLMNQYNDLEETFFKGVYRFPAGHWFEYKDGEMKTHQYWDAEYKENSLSFEETLKRINDDLKETVDLYRNADVKVGAFLSEGIDSSYLTSLLNPDDVFSVSFDDSTYDEASKAKALADINHWKFFSEKVDADEAMRDFPEMQYHMDEPDANPSIIPLWYLCKLARKHVTVALSGEGADELFAGYVNYGMHTHNDVIKVFTSELKKLPKNKQVKLAHKIKKMPNFPGKVHMYTNLAEPSEFYVGQSVIYDMDYPTIFTSKDANSILQPTYRNKLTVNGIYQKDFKKVKGIDNVKQMQYIDLHHFMLNDIEQKADKISMAHSLEVRVPYLDKKIAELANSIPTKYLVNRHDTKYALRKASEKVLPDEWAKRPKLGFPTPIKQWLKEPRFYKQVRSLFEEEFVNDIFDQKKIIKLLDDNYEGDGSHRRQIWAIYTFLVWYKLFFVDYENTVKKYQHVQPEVANLISQGKLL, encoded by the coding sequence ATGTGCGGAATTGTCGCATTTTATGATCCAAAAATAAATGACAAACAAGCCGTTATTGGTAAAATGATGGCTACGATCAAGCACCGTGGACCTAGTTCCGACGGTTACTACACTAATGATGAGGTTGCCCTTGGTTTCAGAAGATTGTCAATTATTGACCTTCGCGGGGGAAGCCAACCGATTTATAACGAAGATAAAACTAGAGCGATTATCTTTAATGGGGAAATTTATAATTTTAAGCCATTAAGAGAAGAATTGATTAAAGCAGGTCACACATTCACTACAAAGGCTGATACTGAAGTATTGCTCCATGGTTATGAGGAATGGGGAATGGATGGCCTTCTTAAGCGTGTACGTGGAATGTTCGCCTTCCTTATTTGGGATGACAACAACAAGACTCTTTATGGTGCTCGCGACTTCTTTGGTATTAAACCAATGTATTATAGCAATCAAGATGGTCACCTTCTTGTAGGTTCAGAACTTAAGAGTTTCTTGGAATATCCTAAATTTAAGCGTGAATTGAACGTAGAAGCAGTTAAGCCATATTTAATGAATCAATATAATGATCTTGAAGAAACTTTCTTTAAGGGTGTTTATCGATTCCCAGCAGGCCACTGGTTTGAATATAAAGATGGCGAAATGAAGACCCATCAATACTGGGATGCTGAATATAAGGAAAACAGTTTAAGCTTTGAGGAAACTTTAAAGCGTATCAATGATGATTTAAAGGAAACTGTTGATTTATATAGAAATGCTGATGTTAAGGTTGGTGCATTCTTGTCAGAAGGTATCGATTCATCATACTTAACCAGTTTGCTTAACCCAGATGACGTATTCTCAGTAAGTTTTGATGATTCAACTTATGATGAAGCATCAAAGGCAAAGGCTTTAGCTGACATCAATCACTGGAAATTCTTCTCAGAAAAGGTTGACGCTGATGAAGCAATGAGAGATTTCCCAGAAATGCAATATCACATGGATGAGCCTGATGCTAACCCATCAATTATTCCATTATGGTACTTGTGTAAGTTAGCACGTAAGCACGTTACTGTTGCGCTTTCTGGTGAAGGTGCGGACGAATTGTTTGCTGGCTATGTTAACTATGGTATGCATACTCATAACGACGTTATTAAGGTCTTCACTAGCGAACTTAAGAAATTGCCTAAGAACAAGCAAGTTAAGTTGGCTCACAAGATTAAGAAAATGCCTAATTTCCCAGGTAAAGTTCATATGTATACTAACTTGGCTGAACCAAGTGAATTCTACGTTGGTCAATCAGTAATTTATGATATGGATTATCCAACTATTTTCACTTCCAAGGATGCTAACAGCATCTTACAACCAACTTACCGTAATAAGTTGACTGTTAATGGTATTTACCAAAAGGACTTTAAGAAGGTTAAGGGTATTGATAATGTTAAGCAAATGCAATATATCGATTTGCACCACTTTATGCTTAACGATATTGAACAAAAAGCTGACAAGATTTCAATGGCTCATTCACTTGAAGTACGTGTTCCATACCTTGATAAGAAGATTGCAGAACTTGCTAACTCAATTCCAACTAAGTACTTAGTTAACCGTCATGATACCAAGTATGCACTTCGTAAGGCTTCAGAAAAGGTTTTACCAGATGAATGGGCAAAGCGTCCAAAACTTGGTTTCCCAACTCCAATTAAGCAATGGCTTAAAGAACCACGCTTTTACAAGCAAGTACGTAGTTTGTTTGAAGAAGAATTTGTTAATGATATCTTCGATCAAAAGAAGATCATCAAGCTTCTTGATGATAACTACGAAGGTGACGGCTCACACAGAAGACAAATCTGGGCTATCTACACCTTCCTTGTTTGGTACAAGTTGTTCTTCGTTGATTACGAAAATACTGTTAAGAAGTACCAACATGTTCAACCTGAAGTTGCTAATTTAATTAGCCAGGGAAAGTTACTTTAA
- a CDS encoding metallophosphoesterase family protein, giving the protein MNLFKQTKGIVDKIVGVRKRSSMDKNGEMFDPMQKYTTIGEYHVGAEDGTPDGKNFVLTVYQDKDGVLHQALSSENTTELAPEYVRKYNEKLGRFRAFHSKKTGRRYQVETYLDSYVDEVKKHIREGKNSVNIGVITDTHFKDKDSVDFYGWNGLQHVQEFSYLDQLNILNLKAHLGDWIDGSDAGLVSESELIKLERSFKSNTVPYLSIKGNHDENDKFDEHHDLKASFPQNEFENIMWPDMYHQKNIKYISRQHGVAYFDFDDVRVISVNTSDLPYVLNNRGQKKYDAKITLAVREDQIEEIIEILARSSNKRIVFMSHANPINRKGSNALKYNGRSLHELLVAFNQREKGRMHASNGEPAEFRLSNDFDFTGIKNARIVAYLCGHRHREDQYRINGIQYILFNCSALMGPNHSLTTKYNKNLNRQIDHNNEFAGYIVNIDLKRHRIQAFGYGAASRRRVYFI; this is encoded by the coding sequence ATGAATCTTTTTAAGCAAACAAAAGGAATAGTCGATAAAATTGTGGGAGTAAGAAAACGTTCATCAATGGATAAAAATGGTGAAATGTTTGATCCCATGCAAAAATATACCACAATTGGTGAATATCATGTTGGTGCAGAAGATGGTACACCGGATGGAAAGAATTTTGTCTTAACAGTTTATCAAGACAAAGACGGTGTATTACATCAAGCTTTAAGTTCAGAAAACACTACTGAACTAGCACCAGAATATGTGCGTAAATATAATGAAAAATTAGGTCGTTTTCGTGCTTTTCATAGTAAAAAAACGGGGCGTCGCTATCAAGTTGAGACTTATTTAGATAGTTATGTTGATGAAGTTAAAAAGCATATTCGTGAAGGAAAAAATTCTGTTAATATCGGAGTAATCACTGACACACATTTTAAGGATAAAGATAGTGTCGATTTTTATGGTTGGAATGGGTTACAACATGTACAAGAATTTTCCTATCTTGATCAATTAAACATATTAAATTTAAAGGCACATTTAGGTGATTGGATTGACGGTTCAGATGCTGGTTTGGTTAGTGAAAGTGAACTCATAAAGTTAGAAAGATCATTTAAATCAAATACAGTGCCATATCTAAGCATCAAAGGTAATCATGATGAAAATGACAAGTTCGACGAACATCATGACCTAAAGGCCTCTTTTCCTCAAAATGAATTTGAGAATATTATGTGGCCTGACATGTATCACCAGAAGAATATTAAGTACATTTCACGCCAGCACGGTGTTGCTTACTTTGATTTTGATGATGTGCGTGTGATTTCGGTTAATACTTCTGATTTGCCATATGTCTTGAATAATAGAGGACAAAAAAAGTATGATGCTAAAATTACGTTAGCCGTTCGTGAAGATCAAATTGAAGAAATTATTGAAATTTTGGCTAGATCTTCGAATAAGCGTATCGTTTTCATGAGCCATGCCAACCCGATAAATCGTAAGGGTAGTAATGCCCTTAAATATAATGGTAGATCTTTACACGAATTGCTGGTGGCGTTCAATCAACGTGAAAAGGGAAGAATGCACGCCAGCAATGGTGAACCAGCAGAATTTCGTTTATCTAACGATTTCGATTTTACTGGTATTAAAAATGCGCGAATTGTGGCATATTTATGCGGTCACCGTCATCGTGAAGATCAATACCGTATTAATGGCATCCAATATATTTTATTTAATTGTTCAGCGTTAATGGGCCCTAATCATTCATTAACTACTAAATATAATAAGAATTTGAATCGGCAAATCGATCATAATAATGAATTTGCCGGCTATATTGTTAATATCGATTTAAAGCGTCATCGAATCCAAGCATTTGGTTATGGAGCAGCTTCGAGACGCCGAGTTTATTTCATTTAA